In Chrysiogenia bacterium, the genomic window ATGAACGAGCAGGGCAAGAACACCGCCGCCATCTGCGCCGCCCCCAAGGTGCTCGCCGACGTGGGCGTGCTCAAGGGACGCAAGGCGACGAGCTATCCGGGCGTGCTGGGCTCGCTAAAGCCCGAGGGCGTCGCTGTCACCACCGACGCCGTTGTCAAAGACGGCCCCGTAATTACTTCCCGTAGCGTGGGAACGGCCATGGACTTCGCCCTCGCCCTCGTCGAGGAACTCGAAGGCAAGGATCGGCGCGACCAGGTCGAGCAGGCCATGGCCCGCTAGGCACGCCCTCCGTGAGCGATCCCCGCAAGACCACCGCCGCCCAATGGGACGAGGTCTGGCGCGGCACCAGGGTGCCGGTGCGCCCCGGGCGCATCAATCCCTCCGTCATCTCCACGCGGCGCCTGCTGCTCGGCGCGCTTCCCGGCACTGCAACCAGCATCTTCGAGCTGGGCTGCGCGCCCGGCGCGTGGCTGGCCGACCTGCACCTTCGCACCGGACTCCGGGTCGGCGGGTGCGACCTCTCGCCCGAGGGAGTTGCGTGGACCCGGCGCAACTTCGAGGCCCTCGGCGTCGTGGGCGAGGTCTTCGAGACCGATGTGTTCGAGCTCAGTCCTGAAAAACATGGCGCGCACGACCTGGTCTATTCGCTCGGGCTCGTCGAACATTTCTCCGACACCCGCGCGGTTGTCGAAGCCCATGCGGCCATCACCCGCCCGGGCGGCATCGTCATTGTCAGCGTCCCCAACCTGCAGGGGCTCTCGGGCAGGCCCTACTACCGCGCCGACCCGAACGTGGAGAAAACCCACGAGGTGATGACGGCGGAGCGACTCGAAGAGGCGGCCCGTTCCGCCGGGCTCGAACCGATCCACGCGGGCTACGGCGGGCCTTTTTCGGCCTACGTGCTGCTCGACCGGATGCGCGGGCGCACAAAGCGACTGCTCACCTACGGTGCCTGCACTGTGGCAGCGGCGCTGAGCTATCCCCTGCACAGCCGCCAGGTCAGCGGGCAGGTGCGCCTGATTGCGCGCAAGAGCGCCGATTGACGTGTTCGCGCGTTGCGCCTGCTTCCACATTCGCTAAACTGACAACCGGGTTTTGATCCAAAAAAGCGGACCGATGCACCCTCGGGCGCGCCGGTCCCAACAGCCAGGGGGTTTCGAACCGATGAAAAAGACACTCGTGATGGTGCTTGCCGCGCTGTGCGTGGCAGCCTGCCAGCAGGAACCAAGGAAAATGGATTCGCCGCCCGCGCCCGAGGCGCCGCCGGCCGCCGCTGAACAAGCTGCTCCGGCCGCCGCGCATGCCGACACGGACGTGATCGGGATGCTGCTCAAGAGCGAGCTGGCCACGGGCCTCGATCCCGAGATGGCCTTTGTTCCCGAGGACAACCCGGTGACACCCGCGAAGGTGGAGCTGGGGCGCCTGCTCTACTTCGATGCCCGCACCTCGCGCGACGGGACCGTTTCGTGCGCGACCTGCCACCATCCCGATACCGGCTGGACCGACAAGGGCCCGACCTCGACGGGCATTGGCGGTCAGAAGGGCACGCGCC contains:
- a CDS encoding DJ-1/PfpI family protein; amino-acid sequence: MNEQGKNTAAICAAPKVLADVGVLKGRKATSYPGVLGSLKPEGVAVTTDAVVKDGPVITSRSVGTAMDFALALVEELEGKDRRDQVEQAMAR
- a CDS encoding class I SAM-dependent methyltransferase, which translates into the protein MSDPRKTTAAQWDEVWRGTRVPVRPGRINPSVISTRRLLLGALPGTATSIFELGCAPGAWLADLHLRTGLRVGGCDLSPEGVAWTRRNFEALGVVGEVFETDVFELSPEKHGAHDLVYSLGLVEHFSDTRAVVEAHAAITRPGGIVIVSVPNLQGLSGRPYYRADPNVEKTHEVMTAERLEEAARSAGLEPIHAGYGGPFSAYVLLDRMRGRTKRLLTYGACTVAAALSYPLHSRQVSGQVRLIARKSAD